In Paenibacillus sp. G2S3, a single window of DNA contains:
- the alaS gene encoding alanine--tRNA ligase, which produces MKASEIRSKWLKFFESKGHKIEPSASLVPHNDPSLLWINAGMAPLKAYFDGREIPENPRLTNSQKCIRTNDIENVGKTRRHHTFFEMLGNFSIGDYFKEEAITWAWEFLTGKEWIGFDPERISVTVYAEDEEAFKLWNEKVGLPAERIIKLGDENFWDIGEGPCGPCSEIFYDRGEAYGSDMSDPEMYPGGENERWLEVWNLVFSQFNHNKDGSYTPLPNKNIDTGAGLERFASILQDVDSNFDTDLFQPIIQKTAELAGVTYKDNVEQDIALKVIADHVRTVTFAVGDGVLPSNEGRGYIIRRLLRRAVRYGKTLGLDRPFLHELTETVGEIMGVYYPSVVENREYIAKIIRTEEERFHETLSDGLAILGEISAKAKADGHSTIAGADAFKLYDTYGFPFDLTEDFAAEQGLTVDREGFDVAMQEQRDRARAARHDGGSMKIQGGALADLTVKSEFVGYNDSVTESKIMAIVVGDALVDTAGEGVECQVILEATPFYAESGGQVSDTGVLTGGSVTAKVKGLFKAPHGQHVHLVTVEAGELKVGESVRAEVDRAQREDIVKNHTATHLLHKALKEVLGGHVNQAGSLVEGARLRFDFSHFGAITPEELSDIEHRVNAQIWRGLDVVIENKPIDEAKAMGAMALFGEKYGNIVRVVQVGDYSLELCGGCHVSNTSQIGIFKLLSESGIGSGVRRIEAVTGRYAYQFTESQLDLLKQSAGLLKSSLNDVPKRIEALHNQVRELSRENESLQSKLSATFAAELTSSVKTVGAGTQLLAVAVQAGNMDALRSTADELKSKLPDAVLVLGAAMDDKVNFVVAVPQDLVKKGFHAGKIVKEVAAVCGGGGGGRPDMAQAGGKDASKLDEALAKAEEFVASLA; this is translated from the coding sequence ATGAAAGCAAGTGAAATTCGTTCCAAATGGCTTAAGTTTTTTGAAAGTAAAGGTCACAAGATTGAACCTAGTGCATCCCTAGTACCGCATAACGATCCCTCGCTGTTATGGATCAACGCTGGTATGGCACCATTGAAAGCATACTTCGATGGCCGTGAGATTCCTGAGAACCCGCGCTTGACGAACTCGCAGAAATGTATTCGTACCAATGATATCGAGAATGTAGGGAAGACACGCCGTCACCATACGTTCTTCGAAATGTTAGGTAACTTCTCTATCGGCGATTATTTCAAAGAAGAAGCTATCACATGGGCTTGGGAATTCTTGACTGGCAAGGAATGGATCGGCTTCGATCCAGAACGTATCTCCGTAACTGTGTATGCTGAGGATGAAGAGGCATTCAAGCTGTGGAATGAAAAAGTAGGCTTGCCAGCAGAACGCATCATTAAGCTAGGTGACGAAAACTTCTGGGATATCGGCGAAGGCCCTTGTGGTCCTTGTTCGGAAATCTTTTATGACCGCGGCGAAGCTTACGGCAGCGACATGAGCGATCCTGAAATGTATCCAGGTGGAGAAAACGAACGCTGGCTTGAAGTGTGGAACCTTGTGTTCTCACAATTCAACCATAACAAGGATGGCAGCTATACGCCGCTTCCGAACAAGAACATTGATACCGGTGCTGGACTGGAGCGTTTTGCATCCATTCTTCAAGATGTAGATTCCAACTTCGATACCGACTTGTTCCAACCGATTATTCAAAAAACAGCTGAGCTTGCTGGTGTGACTTATAAAGATAATGTTGAGCAGGATATCGCGCTTAAAGTTATCGCTGACCATGTGCGTACGGTTACTTTTGCTGTAGGTGATGGAGTACTTCCTTCTAATGAAGGCCGCGGTTATATTATCCGCCGTTTGCTACGCCGTGCCGTTCGTTACGGAAAGACCTTGGGTCTGGATCGTCCATTCCTGCATGAGTTGACGGAAACCGTTGGTGAGATTATGGGTGTGTATTATCCATCTGTTGTCGAAAATCGTGAATATATCGCAAAGATCATCCGTACCGAAGAAGAACGTTTCCACGAGACATTGTCTGACGGATTGGCTATCTTGGGCGAGATCAGTGCTAAAGCAAAAGCAGACGGACACAGCACGATTGCTGGAGCTGATGCATTTAAGCTATATGACACTTATGGATTCCCATTTGACCTGACTGAAGATTTCGCAGCAGAGCAAGGATTAACTGTAGACCGTGAAGGTTTTGATGTCGCTATGCAAGAACAGCGTGATCGTGCGAGAGCTGCACGTCATGACGGTGGCAGCATGAAGATTCAAGGTGGCGCATTAGCGGATCTGACGGTTAAAAGTGAATTTGTTGGATATAATGACTCGGTAACAGAGTCGAAAATTATGGCTATTGTTGTGGGTGACGCATTGGTCGATACCGCTGGCGAAGGCGTAGAGTGCCAAGTGATTCTTGAGGCAACTCCGTTCTACGCTGAAAGTGGTGGACAAGTGAGTGACACGGGTGTACTTACTGGTGGTTCTGTTACAGCTAAGGTAAAAGGGTTGTTCAAGGCTCCACATGGTCAACATGTACATTTGGTAACTGTGGAAGCTGGAGAATTGAAAGTAGGCGAATCGGTTCGCGCTGAAGTGGATCGTGCACAGCGTGAAGATATCGTGAAGAACCATACAGCTACACATCTACTGCACAAAGCACTTAAAGAGGTTCTTGGCGGTCATGTGAATCAAGCAGGATCTCTAGTGGAAGGCGCACGTTTACGGTTTGACTTCTCCCATTTCGGAGCGATTACACCGGAAGAACTAAGCGACATCGAGCATCGCGTAAATGCACAAATCTGGCGTGGACTTGATGTAGTCATTGAGAACAAGCCAATTGATGAAGCTAAAGCGATGGGTGCCATGGCACTATTTGGTGAAAAATACGGCAATATTGTCCGTGTCGTTCAAGTCGGCGATTACAGCCTTGAGCTTTGTGGTGGATGCCATGTATCCAACACGTCTCAGATCGGAATTTTCAAGCTGCTTAGCGAAAGTGGTATTGGTTCCGGAGTGCGCCGTATCGAAGCAGTGACTGGACGTTACGCTTATCAGTTCACTGAGAGCCAATTGGATCTGCTCAAGCAATCTGCGGGTCTACTGAAGTCTTCTTTGAACGACGTTCCAAAACGGATTGAAGCATTGCATAACCAAGTGCGTGAGCTTTCGCGTGAGAATGAATCCTTGCAATCTAAGTTGAGCGCAACATTTGCCGCTGAACTAACAAGCAGTGTGAAGACGGTTGGTGCAGGTACACAGCTTCTTGCTGTTGCTGTTCAAGCAGGGAATATGGACGCTCTGCGTTCTACTGCAGATGAATTGAAATCCAAGCTCCCGGATGCTGTACTTGTTCTGGGTGCAGCGATGGACGACAAGGTGAACTTTGTTGTAGCTGTACCACAGGATCTGGTGAAGAAGGGCTTCCACGCTGGTAAGATTGTCAAAGAAGTCGCAGCAGTATGCGGTGGCGGCGGTGGCGGACGTCCAGATATGGCACAAGCTGGTGGTAAAGATGCTTCCAAGCTTGACGAGGCACTGGCTAAAGCAGAAGAGTTTGTGGCTTCCCTAGCATAA
- a CDS encoding IreB family regulatory phosphoprotein, which yields MDSMDKTVKFNVKGDEKEASPQEILLAVYDALVEKEYHPINQIVGYLLSGDPAYIPRHNNARSLVRRKERDELIEELVRFYLVNHKVDNPR from the coding sequence ATGGACTCCATGGACAAAACGGTCAAATTCAATGTGAAGGGCGACGAAAAGGAAGCTTCTCCCCAGGAAATATTGCTCGCTGTATACGATGCACTGGTGGAGAAAGAGTATCATCCGATCAATCAGATCGTAGGGTATCTACTTTCCGGAGACCCGGCTTACATTCCGCGTCATAACAATGCGAGAAGTTTGGTCCGGAGAAAAGAACGTGATGAGCTGATTGAAGAGCTGGTTAGATTCTACCTCGTCAATCACAAGGTGGATAATCCCAGATGA
- the ruvX gene encoding Holliday junction resolvase RuvX — translation MKKKLGLDYGDRRIGVATSDVFGWTAQALETIERRGTGNEFERIRELVTEHEIGEIVVGLPKNMNGSVGPRGEICIEFADKLREQFAMPVHLWDERLTTVSAERVLIEGDVSRKKRKGIVDKMAAALILQNFLDANSKR, via the coding sequence ATGAAGAAGAAGTTAGGACTTGATTACGGCGACCGTAGAATCGGTGTAGCCACAAGCGATGTTTTTGGATGGACGGCACAAGCTCTTGAAACGATTGAGCGCCGCGGTACTGGTAATGAGTTCGAACGTATTCGTGAACTTGTTACGGAGCACGAAATTGGAGAGATTGTAGTTGGTCTACCGAAGAATATGAACGGCTCAGTAGGACCCCGGGGCGAAATCTGCATAGAGTTTGCTGACAAGCTGCGGGAGCAATTTGCAATGCCCGTACACCTTTGGGATGAGCGTCTGACGACGGTATCCGCAGAGCGGGTGCTGATTGAAGGGGACGTCAGCCGGAAGAAACGCAAAGGGATTGTGGACAAAATGGCTGCAGCCCTGATTTTGCAAAATTTTTTGGATGCTAACAGTAAAAGGTGA
- a CDS encoding DUF1292 domain-containing protein: protein MTNEQIGQEEEPEIIYIPDEEGNEEEFEVIMKFEVDGSDAKYMMVVPLDSEDEETDEVYAFRYVEEGDDLQLFMIDNDEEWAIVEETFNTLVDELDGGSEND, encoded by the coding sequence ATGACAAACGAACAGATTGGCCAAGAGGAAGAACCGGAAATTATCTATATTCCCGATGAGGAAGGTAATGAAGAGGAATTCGAGGTCATTATGAAGTTTGAGGTTGATGGCTCGGACGCTAAGTACATGATGGTGGTTCCGCTTGATTCCGAGGACGAGGAAACCGATGAGGTTTACGCGTTCCGTTATGTGGAAGAAGGCGATGATCTTCAATTGTTCATGATCGATAATGACGAGGAGTGGGCGATTGTCGAAGAGACTTTCAACACACTGGTTGACGAGTTGGACGGAGGATCTGAGAATGACTGA
- a CDS encoding DUF1292 domain-containing protein: protein MTDVSADQAVWTSRLKEAYGETVELEDEQGKSSIYDIIAEFEVGGIGYAVLKGAGKDVDYEILRIVVSPNGLPELENIVDDEEWEDISELYDEMTFPVDDAE, encoded by the coding sequence ATGACTGATGTATCCGCTGATCAAGCGGTTTGGACTTCGCGGCTTAAGGAAGCCTATGGAGAAACAGTAGAACTGGAAGATGAGCAGGGCAAGTCTTCCATTTACGATATTATCGCCGAATTTGAAGTCGGTGGTATTGGCTATGCAGTGCTGAAAGGCGCTGGTAAAGACGTGGATTATGAAATCCTGCGTATCGTTGTCTCTCCTAACGGACTTCCGGAACTAGAGAACATCGTGGACGATGAAGAGTGGGAAGACATCTCTGAGCTATATGATGAGATGACTTTTCCAGTGGATGACGCAGAATAA
- the mltG gene encoding endolytic transglycosylase MltG, with amino-acid sequence MKSAIRTLLIVILLLVAAGGGGAWYIWNGMQPEPAGPAVTFTVEKGMGSAEIADLLEQNGIIRNSLFFKGYLKWTKEGSSFKAGTYVASPGDTYDELIERLNAGDVVKEETITFTIPEGYTAEQISKKLAEAWNQDAAIFLEIMDTGAGLKGIDVLGIPQDKNLRHRLEGYLFPETYELAKDSTPQEVVEALLDQFQKKLDTIPNWKQKLEARGMTLHELLTVASLVEREVVVDSERPLVAGVIYNRLKKEQKLEIDATVQYLLDKQKERLLYKDLEVDSPYNTYRNIGLPPGPISNPGLASIQAALEPEASEYYFYVTKKDGTQGHLFAKTYKEHLANIEKSKQESK; translated from the coding sequence TTGAAATCCGCAATCCGTACTTTGCTTATCGTTATTCTTTTGCTGGTAGCAGCAGGGGGCGGGGGCGCTTGGTACATTTGGAATGGGATGCAGCCGGAGCCTGCAGGACCTGCCGTAACCTTTACGGTAGAGAAAGGCATGGGCAGCGCCGAAATTGCTGATCTGCTCGAACAAAATGGCATTATTCGCAACAGTCTTTTTTTTAAGGGATATTTGAAATGGACCAAAGAAGGTTCCAGCTTCAAAGCTGGTACTTATGTTGCTAGTCCAGGAGACACCTATGACGAGCTCATCGAGAGGTTAAATGCTGGTGATGTTGTTAAGGAAGAGACCATAACTTTTACAATTCCCGAAGGATATACTGCTGAGCAGATTTCCAAGAAGCTTGCTGAAGCGTGGAATCAGGATGCTGCTATTTTTCTCGAAATAATGGATACCGGTGCGGGCTTGAAGGGAATTGATGTTCTAGGTATCCCACAGGATAAGAACCTTCGACATCGTCTTGAAGGGTATTTATTCCCTGAAACGTATGAACTAGCCAAGGATAGTACGCCGCAGGAAGTTGTAGAAGCATTATTGGATCAGTTCCAGAAGAAGCTGGATACGATCCCAAATTGGAAGCAAAAGCTTGAAGCACGTGGAATGACGCTTCATGAGCTGTTGACAGTGGCCTCGTTAGTAGAGCGTGAAGTCGTGGTAGATAGTGAACGCCCGCTAGTTGCTGGCGTTATTTATAACCGCTTAAAGAAAGAGCAGAAGCTGGAGATTGATGCTACAGTTCAATATTTGCTCGACAAACAGAAGGAAAGACTGTTATATAAAGATTTGGAAGTTGACAGTCCTTATAATACGTATAGAAATATTGGGCTTCCTCCGGGACCGATTAGTAATCCAGGGCTGGCTTCTATTCAGGCGGCACTCGAACCTGAGGCTTCTGAATACTACTTCTATGTGACCAAGAAAGATGGCACACAGGGCCACTTGTTCGCTAAGACCTACAAGGAACATTTAGCCAATATCGAAAAAAGCAAGCAAGAATCAAAATAA
- a CDS encoding peptidase U32 family protein: protein MTNKPELLATAASLEEAAALLDAGADALLIGDDRFGMRLAGHFSLEDTAAVVEMAHARGCKVYAGLGGLMSNRLLDELPAYVKAIGELGVDGVEFGDPAVLTTVKKEAPGMNLHWNAEMTSTNYATANYWGRKGATRVVLARELNMDEMTDMVPLLEVEAQVQVHGMTNIYHSKRKLVESYMSHQGRPSEGGSLGKERGLFLIEAERDDQKFPIYEDENGTHIMSSEDICILEDLHILMAAGVQSFKIEGLLKSTAYNVAVVKTYRKAIDLYVADPEGYSFQEDWMEAIRTLQDPERELSFGFFYKEQVY, encoded by the coding sequence ATGACTAACAAACCGGAATTGCTGGCGACAGCAGCATCCTTAGAGGAAGCTGCTGCTTTGCTGGATGCCGGAGCCGATGCATTGCTGATCGGGGATGACCGTTTCGGCATGCGTCTTGCCGGACATTTCTCTCTGGAGGATACAGCTGCTGTTGTAGAAATGGCACATGCGCGTGGCTGCAAAGTATATGCTGGACTAGGGGGGCTTATGTCCAATCGTCTGCTGGATGAGCTTCCTGCGTATGTTAAGGCTATAGGTGAACTTGGTGTTGATGGTGTTGAATTCGGTGATCCTGCTGTGTTAACCACAGTGAAGAAGGAAGCGCCGGGCATGAATCTGCATTGGAATGCGGAAATGACCTCTACCAATTACGCAACCGCAAATTATTGGGGGCGTAAAGGCGCTACTCGCGTCGTTCTTGCTCGTGAGCTGAATATGGATGAAATGACGGACATGGTTCCGCTTTTAGAGGTAGAGGCACAGGTTCAGGTTCACGGCATGACCAATATATATCATTCCAAGCGTAAGCTTGTAGAAAGCTATATGTCACATCAAGGACGTCCAAGTGAGGGCGGCAGTCTTGGCAAGGAACGTGGTCTATTTTTGATCGAGGCAGAACGAGATGACCAAAAGTTCCCGATCTATGAAGACGAGAACGGTACACATATTATGAGTTCGGAAGATATTTGTATTTTGGAGGATCTTCATATCCTCATGGCTGCAGGCGTACAAAGTTTTAAGATTGAAGGCTTGTTGAAATCAACAGCGTATAATGTGGCGGTTGTTAAGACTTATCGCAAAGCTATTGATCTCTATGTAGCTGATCCAGAAGGTTATTCTTTCCAAGAGGATTGGATGGAAGCTATCAGAACGTTGCAGGATCCAGAACGGGAGCTAAGCTTCGGATTTTTCTATAAAGAGCAAGTATATTAA
- a CDS encoding U32 family peptidase, whose amino-acid sequence MGTMTKPQHKGKRYRLDQPELLAPAGNLEKLKFAVHYGADAVYIGGQKYGLRSGADNFSFEEMREGVEFAKKYGAKVFVATNIYAHNEDVAGIEEYLRNLYEVGIAAIIVADPVIVDTARRLVPGLEVHLSTQQSTLNWQAVSFWKEEGLPRVVLGRETSLEEIAEIKKHVDIEIESFIHGAMCSSYSGRCVLSNHFTDRDSNRGGCCQSCRWKYDLFEDARPEGTWVSEEDQAEAQSPAPLLPGVTQIPLHQQGDNQFSMGSKDLCMLESIPELIEVGIDSFKIEGRMKSIHYVATVVNAYRKAIDAYMADPEGYELKQEWLDELNKAANRPLNTGFFYDTPDHEDHIYEPEEKAAPYDFAGLVLEYDAESGMALIQQRNHFKPGQEVEFFGPNDTFFKQTVAELWDEAGNPLDAARHPLQRVRMKVDQPVAYFDMMRKRKS is encoded by the coding sequence ATGGGAACCATGACTAAGCCGCAACACAAGGGCAAACGTTACCGTCTGGACCAGCCGGAGCTCCTAGCTCCGGCTGGTAATTTGGAGAAATTGAAATTCGCAGTACATTATGGTGCGGATGCTGTTTATATCGGAGGGCAGAAATACGGCTTGCGTTCAGGAGCAGACAATTTCAGCTTTGAGGAAATGCGTGAAGGTGTTGAATTCGCCAAGAAATACGGCGCTAAGGTATTTGTTGCAACGAACATTTATGCTCACAATGAAGATGTCGCAGGGATTGAAGAATATCTGCGTAACTTATATGAAGTTGGCATTGCTGCCATTATCGTAGCTGACCCGGTCATTGTTGATACAGCGCGCCGTTTAGTACCTGGATTAGAGGTGCATTTGAGCACACAGCAGTCTACACTGAACTGGCAAGCGGTATCCTTCTGGAAAGAAGAGGGTCTGCCACGTGTAGTACTCGGACGTGAGACAAGCCTGGAAGAGATCGCTGAGATTAAGAAGCATGTCGACATTGAAATCGAGAGCTTTATCCATGGTGCGATGTGCTCCTCGTACTCCGGTCGATGCGTATTATCCAATCACTTTACAGACCGTGACTCCAACCGCGGAGGCTGCTGTCAGTCTTGCCGCTGGAAATATGATTTGTTCGAGGATGCGCGTCCTGAAGGCACTTGGGTATCTGAAGAAGATCAAGCTGAAGCGCAATCTCCGGCACCATTGCTTCCGGGTGTAACTCAGATTCCACTGCATCAGCAAGGAGATAATCAATTCTCCATGGGATCTAAGGATCTATGCATGCTGGAAAGTATCCCTGAACTCATTGAAGTGGGCATCGATAGCTTCAAGATCGAGGGACGGATGAAGTCGATTCACTATGTAGCTACTGTAGTTAACGCTTATCGTAAAGCCATTGATGCTTACATGGCTGATCCAGAAGGATACGAGTTGAAGCAAGAGTGGCTGGATGAGCTGAACAAGGCGGCGAATCGCCCGCTTAACACAGGGTTCTTCTATGATACTCCGGATCATGAAGATCATATCTATGAGCCTGAAGAAAAAGCGGCTCCTTATGATTTTGCCGGACTTGTACTAGAATACGATGCTGAGAGTGGAATGGCACTCATTCAGCAACGTAATCACTTTAAGCCAGGTCAGGAAGTTGAATTCTTTGGACCGAATGATACATTCTTTAAACAAACTGTAGCTGAATTATGGGACGAAGCAGGTAATCCGCTTGACGCAGCCCGTCATCCACTGCAACGTGTCCGTATGAAGGTAGACCAGCCAGTTGCATACTTTGATATGATGCGTAAGAGAAAATCTTAA
- a CDS encoding methyl-accepting chemotaxis protein produces the protein MKKNNKKSVNVQNNEAGTGKTSKLDTKSMMLGWGSQIKRVNPIQSVGVKLFLIFLCSTVMVVMSLGLISYSKAKTTIKNNVSEAYRQTIIQTAEKLDITLKQYENLALQLYFDAQMQTDLKALSTAQTAYEKFEATSAISKKLSSQTTTDSNIISVSLIPESPEQDIVTSGSAGITLDGIREQEWYKKIVADTKEYNSYYSDGDKGGAKNIWFSTSIQGNAEKDIAMVRSLKNLGSEKGYIIMLVLKNSLLEESFASVKLGDGSRIQLVSPEGTVVASSNPTDDGKPSEFSFIKESKKNNNSLEANDPNGKEILAVFNPMIRADWKLSGVVPTDELVKEARPILLTTFITAAGAALLAILIGIWMVRMIARPLARLKNLMVQGASGDLSVRTEYVSKDEIGQLSASFNLMMERITELVSQTRETARDVLETAGELGEASRKTAISAKEIAAATEEIAGGAGSLALEAERGNELTDVIATQMQTVISANSEMDEAARGVGEASAQGAKQLTDLLDQTSRTGEKTSALVERVNHLKETVFSVIKVLDVMKSITQQTNILSLNATIEAARAGEAGKGFMVVAGEVRQLADQSKQSIALVAGITDKIIMEMNETEAVLSEVAPLFKEQISSVKSTSDIFVSVKGQMDEFITSLESVTTAISSLNHSQVVLSEAMGNVSAVAEQSSATSEEVASLSNEQQSVSDQLVSLSGKLESASGQLKDKLSLFTIK, from the coding sequence ATGAAGAAGAACAATAAAAAATCCGTAAATGTACAGAACAATGAAGCAGGCACAGGAAAGACATCCAAGCTAGATACTAAGAGTATGATGTTGGGTTGGGGAAGCCAAATCAAGAGAGTTAATCCTATCCAATCCGTCGGAGTGAAGTTATTTCTAATATTCCTGTGCTCCACTGTAATGGTAGTCATGTCACTTGGACTTATATCCTATTCCAAGGCGAAAACAACGATAAAGAATAACGTATCCGAAGCCTATCGTCAGACTATTATTCAGACTGCGGAGAAGCTGGATATTACCTTAAAACAGTATGAGAACTTGGCATTACAGCTTTATTTTGATGCGCAGATGCAAACGGACCTGAAGGCTTTGTCTACTGCACAAACAGCTTACGAGAAATTTGAAGCAACAAGTGCAATAAGTAAGAAGTTGTCCAGCCAGACGACAACAGATTCTAATATTATCAGTGTCTCTTTGATTCCAGAGTCTCCTGAGCAGGATATCGTTACAAGTGGTAGTGCTGGCATTACTCTTGACGGAATACGTGAACAAGAATGGTACAAGAAGATTGTAGCCGACACTAAAGAATATAATTCATATTATTCGGACGGTGACAAAGGCGGCGCTAAGAATATTTGGTTCTCCACTTCTATTCAAGGGAATGCAGAAAAGGATATTGCTATGGTTAGATCCCTCAAAAATTTGGGATCAGAAAAAGGATACATAATCATGCTTGTGTTGAAAAACTCACTGCTGGAGGAATCTTTTGCAAGTGTGAAGCTGGGAGATGGCTCCCGCATTCAACTAGTATCTCCTGAAGGTACAGTTGTGGCTTCTTCTAATCCAACAGACGACGGAAAGCCGTCGGAGTTTTCTTTTATCAAAGAGAGTAAGAAAAATAACAATAGTTTAGAAGCTAATGATCCAAACGGAAAAGAAATTCTGGCGGTCTTTAATCCGATGATACGGGCAGATTGGAAGCTCTCTGGTGTAGTTCCTACAGACGAGCTAGTGAAGGAAGCCCGTCCCATTCTGTTGACGACGTTTATTACAGCTGCTGGTGCAGCGCTGCTTGCGATATTGATCGGGATTTGGATGGTTCGTATGATTGCTCGCCCTCTGGCACGATTGAAGAATCTTATGGTTCAAGGTGCAAGTGGAGATTTAAGTGTGCGTACTGAATATGTGTCTAAGGATGAAATTGGCCAGCTATCAGCTTCCTTTAACTTAATGATGGAGCGTATTACTGAGCTCGTATCACAAACTAGAGAAACCGCTCGAGATGTTCTGGAGACCGCTGGTGAGCTTGGAGAAGCTTCACGCAAGACAGCTATCTCGGCGAAGGAAATCGCAGCTGCCACGGAAGAAATCGCTGGAGGAGCAGGCAGTCTAGCACTTGAAGCTGAACGTGGTAATGAGCTTACAGACGTGATCGCTACACAAATGCAGACCGTGATAAGTGCCAATAGTGAAATGGATGAGGCAGCACGTGGGGTAGGAGAAGCTAGTGCTCAAGGTGCCAAGCAATTAACGGATCTATTGGATCAGACAAGCCGTACTGGGGAGAAGACAAGTGCACTTGTCGAACGTGTTAACCATTTGAAAGAAACGGTATTCTCAGTGATTAAGGTGCTGGATGTAATGAAGAGTATCACCCAGCAGACGAATATTTTGTCATTAAATGCGACAATAGAAGCCGCGCGTGCAGGTGAAGCAGGCAAGGGCTTTATGGTGGTAGCAGGTGAAGTGCGACAGCTCGCCGACCAATCGAAGCAGTCTATTGCCCTTGTTGCCGGAATAACCGACAAGATCATAATGGAAATGAACGAAACGGAAGCTGTACTATCTGAAGTGGCACCTCTCTTCAAAGAGCAAATAAGCTCGGTGAAGAGCACGAGTGATATCTTTGTATCCGTAAAAGGACAGATGGATGAGTTCATCACTAGTCTGGAATCGGTGACAACAGCGATCAGCAGTTTGAACCATTCACAGGTTGTATTGTCCGAAGCAATGGGTAACGTAAGTGCTGTAGCCGAGCAATCTTCAGCAACTTCTGAAGAAGTGGCTTCGCTCAGTAATGAACAGCAAAGTGTAAGTGATCAACTTGTTTCTCTGTCAGGCAAGCTGGAAAGTGCTTCAGGACAGTTAAAGGACAAACTGTCATTATTCACTATAAAATAA